One Verrucomicrobiaceae bacterium genomic window carries:
- a CDS encoding class I SAM-dependent rRNA methyltransferase, whose product MSTLIIQPRARLFHGHVWVYATEIQKRAGDPQPGDVVRLQDVRGKPLGSAIYNPKSQISARLFSYRRQDLDQDFFTRRIERAIKLREAAGADMRLCRLVWSESDGLPGVVVDRYGDFLVLQTLTLGMDKRQDMIVQALNELLKPRGIVQRNEGAVRLAEGMEQVKGVISGETPEPFVVRHGGSAFHADLIEGQKTGLYLDQLDNYQHVASMAKGRRVLDCFSNQGGFAQAASLAGAAEVTAVDISEAAIVIAKKNAEISGAKIHCVAENCFDFLKRQEAADARYDLIILDPPSFTKSKSTVRDALRGYKEIHLRAMKMLEPGGIFATFTCSHHVSAGEFHSSITEAAVDARKVLRRVRTFSQSADHPMLATIPETEYLRGYAYEVVASW is encoded by the coding sequence ATGTCCACACTCATCATCCAGCCCCGCGCACGCCTTTTTCATGGTCACGTCTGGGTTTACGCCACCGAAATCCAAAAACGAGCCGGTGATCCACAGCCTGGCGATGTGGTGCGCTTGCAGGATGTGCGGGGAAAACCGCTGGGAAGTGCCATTTACAATCCGAAATCGCAAATCAGCGCCCGCTTGTTTTCTTACCGGCGGCAGGATCTGGATCAGGATTTCTTCACCCGGCGGATCGAACGTGCGATCAAGCTGCGTGAGGCTGCTGGGGCCGATATGCGGCTGTGCCGCCTGGTGTGGAGTGAGTCGGATGGGCTGCCGGGAGTGGTGGTGGACCGGTATGGTGATTTTTTGGTGCTTCAGACGCTCACGCTGGGCATGGATAAGAGACAGGACATGATCGTGCAGGCTCTCAATGAGCTGCTGAAGCCACGCGGCATCGTACAGCGCAATGAAGGGGCTGTGCGGCTGGCGGAGGGGATGGAGCAGGTGAAAGGTGTCATCTCGGGTGAGACGCCGGAGCCTTTTGTGGTGCGACATGGTGGCAGTGCCTTTCATGCGGACCTGATCGAGGGCCAAAAAACGGGCCTTTACCTCGATCAGCTCGATAATTACCAACATGTCGCCTCGATGGCGAAGGGACGCCGCGTGCTGGACTGCTTTTCAAATCAAGGTGGTTTCGCCCAAGCGGCCTCACTGGCCGGTGCGGCAGAGGTGACGGCGGTGGACATCAGTGAGGCGGCGATCGTGATTGCCAAAAAGAACGCAGAAATCTCCGGGGCCAAGATTCACTGCGTGGCGGAAAACTGCTTTGATTTCCTGAAGCGCCAAGAGGCTGCGGATGCACGCTACGACCTCATCATCCTCGATCCGCCATCCTTCACCAAGAGTAAAAGCACCGTGCGGGATGCGCTGCGCGGCTACAAAGAGATTCACCTCCGTGCGATGAAGATGCTGGAGCCAGGCGGCATCTTTGCCACTTTCACCTGCTCACACCACGTCAGCGCAGGAGAGTTCCATAGCAGCATCACGGAGGCTGCGGTGGATGCGCGGAAGGTGCTGCGCCGCGTGCGCACCTTTAGCCAGAGTGCGGATCATCCTATGTTGGCGACGATCCCAGAGACGGAGTATCTGCGTGGTTATGCGTATGAGGTGGTGGCTTCTTGGTAA
- a CDS encoding elongation factor P gives MPATPVINLRKGHAVRYNNDVCLVSETELKTPPRMASYVQMSIRSITSGKVSNLRMTSNESLESVNLVRDNHEYSYKDGDGYHFIHPETFEDVLLGDDKIDEKTRKYLIEGQKYLVIFTDDVVAGVELPASIVMTITDSPEGVKGDSANNVYKEATTESGLRVQVPLFIGPGDKISVKTEDGTYLGRSN, from the coding sequence ATGCCTGCCACCCCCGTCATCAATCTCCGCAAGGGACATGCTGTCCGTTACAACAACGACGTCTGCCTCGTTTCCGAAACTGAACTCAAAACACCTCCGCGCATGGCTTCCTATGTGCAGATGTCCATCCGCAGCATCACCAGTGGTAAGGTCTCGAACCTGCGCATGACCTCCAATGAGTCTCTGGAGTCTGTCAACCTCGTCCGCGACAACCACGAGTACAGCTACAAAGATGGCGACGGCTACCATTTCATCCACCCAGAAACCTTCGAGGACGTGCTCCTCGGTGATGACAAGATCGACGAAAAGACCCGCAAATACCTCATCGAAGGCCAGAAATACCTCGTCATCTTTACCGACGACGTCGTCGCAGGTGTGGAATTGCCCGCCAGCATCGTCATGACCATCACCGATAGCCCCGAGGGCGTGAAGGGCGACTCCGCCAACAACGTTTACAAAGAGGCCACCACCGAGTCCGGCCTCCGCGTGCAGGTCCCCCTCTTCATCGGCCCTGGTGATAAAATCAGCGTCAAAACCGAAGACGGCACCTATCTGGGCCGCTCGAATTAA